In Arachis stenosperma cultivar V10309 chromosome 1, arast.V10309.gnm1.PFL2, whole genome shotgun sequence, one DNA window encodes the following:
- the LOC130976507 gene encoding probable calcium-binding protein CML27, translated as MIVGIDNGSKELSVLTMEAEDVCFLKGEWCIIPNKEFADFSCTGTVADMSKELRDVFDLYDLDKNGLISVMELHTVLKHLGKKCSLSDRRCMIKNVDSDGDGNINFEEFKKMMARS; from the exons ATGATTGTCGGTATAGACAATGGCAGCAAAGAATTGTCGGTGTTGACAATGGAAGCTGAAGATGT gtGTTTTCTCAAGGGGGAATGGTGTATTATTCCCAACAAGGAGTTTGCCGATTTTTCCTGCACCGGCACTGTGGCTGACATGTCCAAGGAGCTTAGGGACGTCTTTGACCTCTACGATCTTGACAAGAATGGTCTCATATCTGTCATGGAGCTTCATACCGTACTCAAGCACCTCGGCAAGAAGTGCTCCCTTTCTGACCGCCGCTGCATGATCAAGAATGTTGATTCTGATGGCGACGGCAACATCAACTTCGAGGAGTTCAAGAAGATGATGGCTCGCTCCTGA